One window of Candidatus Micrarchaeota archaeon genomic DNA carries:
- a CDS encoding DnaJ domain-containing protein, producing MVNKDYYKILGISKGATRDEVKEAYRKLVLKYHPDVNKDSTAEAKMQEINEAYAVLIDENKRKQYDSFGPEGFSRRFSEDDIFKGFNFEDIIREFEENVFTGGFGGFGQTFDTGFEQQQEQTGVNLYLSFSDIEKGVDREFEVQRYKICAHCSGTGGEPGSKQVKCDICNGSGRRHVQQNTFFGRFDMVTTCNKCKGKGKIYEKACRECKGGGRILVKERFRIKADKIDSGSRKGKFGIF from the coding sequence ATGGTGAATAAGGACTATTACAAGATACTGGGCATATCAAAGGGCGCAACGAGGGACGAGGTAAAGGAAGCCTACAGGAAGCTCGTCCTCAAGTACCACCCTGACGTAAACAAGGACTCTACAGCTGAGGCGAAGATGCAGGAAATCAACGAGGCCTATGCAGTCCTGATAGACGAAAACAAGCGCAAGCAATACGATTCCTTCGGGCCGGAGGGCTTCAGCAGGAGATTCAGCGAGGACGACATCTTCAAGGGGTTCAATTTCGAGGACATAATAAGGGAGTTCGAGGAAAACGTGTTTACCGGTGGTTTCGGCGGGTTCGGGCAGACGTTCGATACAGGTTTTGAGCAGCAGCAGGAGCAGACAGGAGTAAACCTCTACCTTTCGTTCAGCGACATAGAGAAGGGAGTTGACAGGGAGTTCGAGGTGCAAAGGTACAAGATATGCGCGCACTGCAGCGGCACTGGGGGCGAACCCGGCTCAAAGCAGGTGAAATGCGACATATGCAACGGCTCCGGGAGGAGGCACGTGCAGCAGAACACCTTCTTCGGAAGGTTTGACATGGTTACAACGTGCAACAAGTGCAAGGGGAAAGGGAAGATATACGAAAAGGCGTGCAGGGAGTGCAAGGGCGGAGGCCGCATACTGGTTAAGGAAAGGTTCAGGATAAAGGCGGACAAAATAGACAGCGGCAGCAGGAAGGGCAAATTCGGTATATTCTGA